The proteins below are encoded in one region of Syngnathus acus chromosome 2, fSynAcu1.2, whole genome shotgun sequence:
- the LOC119139736 gene encoding uncharacterized protein LOC119139736 isoform X2 yields the protein MADSEGTNLEDPPYKNLLLLGAIAAASAFVVTILIVLVCVGCQRKSKSKHPSAGEKGTSVNMGTLRHPKLNSMSKSDTRLHEINRFPCNGNSVSKSRPASMDLLLLHSRRSQNDLRPSQGRQLPQIPTSPQGSSQGGEGDVGGDGGGGEARDHTYTEVALRNNPTPTHVLDDGLYETVSVREGEAGPKAPTAPPPTSTNIPTSVRACQSPPAQADGARNGNGTGGKGNGIINGTMAGKSNGANGVNRSPLSSVNSLAIQEPTAADYASIRKFRKVDKTNRKENNGADSQSDQSSVSDSPSAAAPQLQRSQEFPRKTLEPFHLHSFPKEPVFMGNGEQYIWKPPEDDDIITLHPPPPPHRIENGQGHPSPPTAKEIADTYSIVCKPQKKKTSMESNGAKTLPRSFGGDKGKGRGRGAQGQARSQEEPCYEPTGDRAWPACVAAESDTAYATIDSHRKREQASTSNSAAGGTATLKRKKQQAPSVAPQGSASNPLPVRGLPGGDNFYESISDVKGGNSSSTTTIFTFNDGMEMYVTGL from the exons ATGGCTGACAGCGAAGGGACCAATCTCGAGGACCCTCCCTACAAAAACCTGCTGCTCCTGGGGGCCATCGCAGCAGCGTCGGCCTTCGTGGTCACCATCCTCATCGTCCTCGTCTGTGTGGGCTGCCAGAG AAAAAGTAAGAGCAAGCACCCTTCAGCCGGAGAGAAAGGCACATCAGTAAATATG GGTACCCTTCGACATCCAAAACTGAATTCCATGAGCAAATCGGACACCAGGCTGCATGAGATCAATCGCTTTCCCTGCAACGGGAACT CTGTTAGTAAGAGCCGTCCCGCCAGCATGGacctgctgctcctccacagTCGGCGCTCCCAGAATGACCTGAGGCCATCTCAGGGGCGCCAGCTTCCGCAGATCCCCACCAGCCCCCAGGGATCCAGCCAAGGAGGAGAAGGGGACGTCGGAGGAGACGGGGGAGGCGGGGAGGCGAGAGACCACACTTACACAGAGGTGGCCCTGCGGAATAATCCGACGCCGACGCACGTCTTGGACGACGGCCTGTACGAGACTGTCAGTGTCCGGGAAGGGGAAGCGGGCCCCAAAGCACCCACGGCGCCACCGCCAACATCAACTAACATTCCGACTTCAGTCAGGGCCTGCCAAAGCCCGCCTGCCCAGGCCGACGGAGCCCGTAATGGCAATGGAACC GGCGGCAAAGGGAATGGCATCATTAACGGAACAATGGCAGGGAAAAGTAATGGGGCGAACGGGGTTAACAGGTCCCCCTTGTCCTCAGTCAACTCCCTGGCTATCCAAGAACCAACTGCTGCCGACTACGCTTCAATTCGCAAGTTcagaaag GTTGACAAGACAAACAGGAAGGAAAATAACGGCGCCGACAGCCAGTCAGACCAATCGAGCGTGAGCGACTCGCCCTCGGCTGCTGCTCCGCAACTACAGCGCAGTCAGGAGTTTCCACGTAAAACCCTGGAGCCGTTTCACCTGCATTCATTCCCAAAG GAGCCGGTGTTTATGGGCAATGGTGAGCAATACATCTGGAAGCCACCAGAGGATGACGACATCATCACTTTGCACCCGCCTCCGCCGCCGCACCGCATTGAGAACGGACAGGGACACCCGTCTCCCCCGACAGCCAAGGAG ATTGCAGACACCTACTCCATTGTGTGCAAACCCCAGAAGAAAAAGACTTCCATGGAAAGCAACGGAGCAAAGACCCTTCCACGCTCCTTCGGCGGCGATAAAGGAAAGGGCCGGGGTCGAGGGGCCCAGGGCCAGGCGCGTTCCCAGGAGGAGCCATGTTACGAGCCGACAGGTGACAGGGCCTGGCCCGCCTGTGTGGCAGCAGAGTCTGACACCGCGTACGCTACCATTGACAGCCACCGTAAACGTGAGCAGGCCAGCACCAGTAATAGCGCGGCTGGCGGCACTGCCACCCTTAAGAGGAAGAAGCAACAGGCGCCATCGGTTGCGCCTCAAGGCTCCGCGTCCAACCCCCTACCTGTTCGGGGCCTGCCCGGAGGAGATAACTTCTATGAGAGCATCAGCGATGTGAAAGGAGGCAACAGCTccagcaccaccaccatctTCACATTTAATGATGGAATGGAGATGTATGTCACCGGCCTGTAG
- the LOC119139736 gene encoding uncharacterized protein LOC119139736 isoform X1 gives MADSEGTNLEDPPYKNLLLLGAIAAASAFVVTILIVLVCVGCQRKSKSKHPSAGEKGTSVNMQGTLRHPKLNSMSKSDTRLHEINRFPCNGNSVSKSRPASMDLLLLHSRRSQNDLRPSQGRQLPQIPTSPQGSSQGGEGDVGGDGGGGEARDHTYTEVALRNNPTPTHVLDDGLYETVSVREGEAGPKAPTAPPPTSTNIPTSVRACQSPPAQADGARNGNGTGGKGNGIINGTMAGKSNGANGVNRSPLSSVNSLAIQEPTAADYASIRKFRKVDKTNRKENNGADSQSDQSSVSDSPSAAAPQLQRSQEFPRKTLEPFHLHSFPKEPVFMGNGEQYIWKPPEDDDIITLHPPPPPHRIENGQGHPSPPTAKEIADTYSIVCKPQKKKTSMESNGAKTLPRSFGGDKGKGRGRGAQGQARSQEEPCYEPTGDRAWPACVAAESDTAYATIDSHRKREQASTSNSAAGGTATLKRKKQQAPSVAPQGSASNPLPVRGLPGGDNFYESISDVKGGNSSSTTTIFTFNDGMEMYVTGL, from the exons ATGGCTGACAGCGAAGGGACCAATCTCGAGGACCCTCCCTACAAAAACCTGCTGCTCCTGGGGGCCATCGCAGCAGCGTCGGCCTTCGTGGTCACCATCCTCATCGTCCTCGTCTGTGTGGGCTGCCAGAG AAAAAGTAAGAGCAAGCACCCTTCAGCCGGAGAGAAAGGCACATCAGTAAATATG CAGGGTACCCTTCGACATCCAAAACTGAATTCCATGAGCAAATCGGACACCAGGCTGCATGAGATCAATCGCTTTCCCTGCAACGGGAACT CTGTTAGTAAGAGCCGTCCCGCCAGCATGGacctgctgctcctccacagTCGGCGCTCCCAGAATGACCTGAGGCCATCTCAGGGGCGCCAGCTTCCGCAGATCCCCACCAGCCCCCAGGGATCCAGCCAAGGAGGAGAAGGGGACGTCGGAGGAGACGGGGGAGGCGGGGAGGCGAGAGACCACACTTACACAGAGGTGGCCCTGCGGAATAATCCGACGCCGACGCACGTCTTGGACGACGGCCTGTACGAGACTGTCAGTGTCCGGGAAGGGGAAGCGGGCCCCAAAGCACCCACGGCGCCACCGCCAACATCAACTAACATTCCGACTTCAGTCAGGGCCTGCCAAAGCCCGCCTGCCCAGGCCGACGGAGCCCGTAATGGCAATGGAACC GGCGGCAAAGGGAATGGCATCATTAACGGAACAATGGCAGGGAAAAGTAATGGGGCGAACGGGGTTAACAGGTCCCCCTTGTCCTCAGTCAACTCCCTGGCTATCCAAGAACCAACTGCTGCCGACTACGCTTCAATTCGCAAGTTcagaaag GTTGACAAGACAAACAGGAAGGAAAATAACGGCGCCGACAGCCAGTCAGACCAATCGAGCGTGAGCGACTCGCCCTCGGCTGCTGCTCCGCAACTACAGCGCAGTCAGGAGTTTCCACGTAAAACCCTGGAGCCGTTTCACCTGCATTCATTCCCAAAG GAGCCGGTGTTTATGGGCAATGGTGAGCAATACATCTGGAAGCCACCAGAGGATGACGACATCATCACTTTGCACCCGCCTCCGCCGCCGCACCGCATTGAGAACGGACAGGGACACCCGTCTCCCCCGACAGCCAAGGAG ATTGCAGACACCTACTCCATTGTGTGCAAACCCCAGAAGAAAAAGACTTCCATGGAAAGCAACGGAGCAAAGACCCTTCCACGCTCCTTCGGCGGCGATAAAGGAAAGGGCCGGGGTCGAGGGGCCCAGGGCCAGGCGCGTTCCCAGGAGGAGCCATGTTACGAGCCGACAGGTGACAGGGCCTGGCCCGCCTGTGTGGCAGCAGAGTCTGACACCGCGTACGCTACCATTGACAGCCACCGTAAACGTGAGCAGGCCAGCACCAGTAATAGCGCGGCTGGCGGCACTGCCACCCTTAAGAGGAAGAAGCAACAGGCGCCATCGGTTGCGCCTCAAGGCTCCGCGTCCAACCCCCTACCTGTTCGGGGCCTGCCCGGAGGAGATAACTTCTATGAGAGCATCAGCGATGTGAAAGGAGGCAACAGCTccagcaccaccaccatctTCACATTTAATGATGGAATGGAGATGTATGTCACCGGCCTGTAG